In Pseudomonas sp. LRP2-20, the genomic window CTGGCCGGTATCGTGCCCTCGGCCACCAGCCCGGCTGCGACCACCAACAGCGCCGCCGTGCCGGCCCGTGACGGGCAGCAGGTGGCCAAGGCCATCTCCATCCCGGACAACGGCCTGCGCATCACCGGCCGCGCCGTGGCGCAGCCACCGCTGGCGCCGAAGAAGGCCTTTGCCGACGGCGACGAATTCGTCGCCACCATGCTGCCGATGGCAGAGCAGGCTGCCAAGCGCATCGGCATCGACCCGCGCTACCTGGTGGCCCAGGCCGCCCTGGAAACCGGCTGGGGCAAGTCGGTCATGCGCAACAGTGACGGCAGTAGCAGCCACAACCTGTTCGGCATCAAGGCCAGCGGTAACTGGGAAGGCGATTCGGCGCGGGCGATCACCAGCGAATTCCGCGACGGCCAGTTCGTCAAGGAGACGGCGGCGTTCCGTTCCTACGATTCGTACCAGGACAGTTTCCACGACCTGGTGAGCCTGCTGCAGAACAATTCGCGCTATCAAGATGCGGTGAAGTCGGCCGATAACCCAGAACAATTCGTGCGGGAACTGCAAAAGGCCGGGTACGCCACCGACCCGAACTACGCCAGCAAGATCTCGCAGATCGCAAGACAGATGAAGTCGTACGAGCAATACGCAGCGCTCGGTACTACAACGAAACTTTAAGGGCATGGAACCATGGCGAGTCTGATCAACATTGGTATGTCGGGGCTTGGCGCCGCGCAGTCGGGGATGTACACCCTCGGTAACAACATCGCCAACGCCGATGTCGAGAGCTACTCGCGCCAGCAGAACGTGCAGAAGACCAAGGGCGGCCAGCAGGTTGGCCAGGTGTTCATCGGCTCCGGCACCACCCTGGCCGACGTGCGTCGGGTGTACAACGCGTTCCTCGAGAACCAGCTGCGTACCACCACTTCGCTGAGCAGCGACGCCACCTCGTACCTCAATCAGATCACCCCGCTGGACACCGCCCTGTCGAGCAGCGACACCGGCATCACCGCTGCGCTGCAGAGCTTCTTCAGCGCCATGCAGGATGCTGCCGCCAAGCCGACCGAGGACGCCTCGCGCCAGCTGCTGCTGACCAGCGCCCAGTCCCTGGCCAAGCGTTTCAACACCCTGTCGGCGCAGTTCAACCAGCAGAACAGCGACATCAACGCCAACATGGCGTCGATCGCTGACAAGGTCAACGCCCTGACCAAGTCGATTGCCGATCTCAACGGCCAGATTTCCAAGATGACCGCCGTCAACGGCCAGCCCAACGACCTGCTCGACCAGCGCGATGGCGCGGTGCGCGAGCTGTCGGCGCTGATCGGTGCCGACGTGGTGGAACAGAAGAACGGCAACTACGACGTCTACCTGAAGAACGGCCAGGCCCTGGTGCTGGGCAACACCACCCAGACCATCGGCGTTGAGCCGAGCGCCACCGACCCGACCCGCATGAGCCTGATCCTCAATCGCGGCTCGACCAAGATGGACATCACCAACAGCACCACCGGTGGTGAGCTGGGTGGCCTGATTCGCTACCGCAAGGACACCTTGGACCCTGCGATGAACGAGCTCGGCCGTGTGGCTCTGGTGGTGGCCGATGCCATCAACAGCCAGCTGGCGCAGGGGATCGACAAGAATGGTGAGTTTGGTGCCACCCTATTCGGCGATATCAACAGCGCCGCGGCCATCGCCCAGCGCAGTATCGCCAAGTCGGGCAACAGCGCCGGCTCCGGCAACCTTGATGTGACCATCAAGGACACCGGCAAGCTCACCACCAGCGATTACCAAGTAACCTTCACCAGCGACAAGGAGTACACCGTACGCAAGCTGCCGGATGGCGCCGACATGGGTACCTACAGCCTGGACGACGACCCGGCGCCGGTGATCGACGGATTCAGCCTGTCGCTCAACGGCGGAGCCCTGAGCGCCGGCGACAGCTTCAAGATCACCCCGACGCGCAATGCCGCGGCCAACATCGACACCGTGCTGACCGACCCCAAGCGCCTGGCGCTGGCCGCGCCGCTGACCGCCACCAGCGGTTCCGGCAACAAGGGTACCGGCGTCATCACCCAGCCGACGCTGACTTCGGAGCTGGACATTTACGATGCCGCCCAGCGTTCGCAGCTGCAGACCGGCCTGAAGTATTCGACCCCGGTCAAGCTGGTGTTCGGTGACGACGGCAGCTCGCCGCAGGCGTACACGATGTATGACGCCAAGGGCAACAATATCGGCAGCGGCACGATCATCCCCGGCCAGGAAAACAAGCTGCAGCTGTCGGTGCCGATGGTCGATGGCAGTGGCACCTCGCTGGGCAGCAGCTTCACCTTCGAGATGAGCGTCTCTGGCGCACCGAAGAACGGCGACAGCTACACCGTGGCGCTGACCGGCGCGGGCTCGGCAGACAATCGCAACAGCCA contains:
- the flgJ gene encoding flagellar assembly peptidoglycan hydrolase FlgJ, translated to MNSKSLVSSHADSGAYTDLNRLSSLKHGDRDSDANVRKVAQEFESLFISEMLKASRKASDVLADDNPMNSETVKQYRDMYDQQLAVSMSREGGGIGLQDVLVRQLSKNKGTPANTSPFPRIEGSAPTLWGNKVAEPVQATATTAARNDVAALNSRRLALPGKLTDRLLAGIVPSATSPAATTNSAAVPARDGQQVAKAISIPDNGLRITGRAVAQPPLAPKKAFADGDEFVATMLPMAEQAAKRIGIDPRYLVAQAALETGWGKSVMRNSDGSSSHNLFGIKASGNWEGDSARAITSEFRDGQFVKETAAFRSYDSYQDSFHDLVSLLQNNSRYQDAVKSADNPEQFVRELQKAGYATDPNYASKISQIARQMKSYEQYAALGTTTKL
- the flgK gene encoding flagellar hook-associated protein FlgK encodes the protein MASLINIGMSGLGAAQSGMYTLGNNIANADVESYSRQQNVQKTKGGQQVGQVFIGSGTTLADVRRVYNAFLENQLRTTTSLSSDATSYLNQITPLDTALSSSDTGITAALQSFFSAMQDAAAKPTEDASRQLLLTSAQSLAKRFNTLSAQFNQQNSDINANMASIADKVNALTKSIADLNGQISKMTAVNGQPNDLLDQRDGAVRELSALIGADVVEQKNGNYDVYLKNGQALVLGNTTQTIGVEPSATDPTRMSLILNRGSTKMDITNSTTGGELGGLIRYRKDTLDPAMNELGRVALVVADAINSQLAQGIDKNGEFGATLFGDINSAAAIAQRSIAKSGNSAGSGNLDVTIKDTGKLTTSDYQVTFTSDKEYTVRKLPDGADMGTYSLDDDPAPVIDGFSLSLNGGALSAGDSFKITPTRNAAANIDTVLTDPKRLALAAPLTATSGSGNKGTGVITQPTLTSELDIYDAAQRSQLQTGLKYSTPVKLVFGDDGSSPQAYTMYDAKGNNIGSGTIIPGQENKLQLSVPMVDGSGTSLGSSFTFEMSVSGAPKNGDSYTVALTGAGSADNRNSQSVIDLQTKSTVEVGADGKGISFTDAYAKLVSNVGGKAGQAQMDSDATTALHTSALDARNGVSGVSIDEETGNLIKFQQYYTASSQIIKAAQETFATLINSL